A stretch of Vulpes vulpes isolate BD-2025 chromosome 4, VulVul3, whole genome shotgun sequence DNA encodes these proteins:
- the PSAP gene encoding prosaposin — MYVLCLLASLLGAALASPVLGLKECTRGSAVWCQNVKTAADCGALQHCLQTVWNKPTVKSLPCDICKDVITAAGDMLKDNATEQEILVYLEKTCDWLPSPNLSASCKEVVDSYLPVILDMIKGQMSHPGEVCSALNLCESLQKHLAELNHQKQLESNKIPELDVAEVVAPFMANIPLLLYPQDGPHSEPQPKAGGDVCQDCIQMVTDIQTAVRTNSTFVEALVDHAKAQCDLLGPGMADMCKNYINQYSDIAVQMMMHMQPKEICGLVGFCEQAKEMPMQTLIPAKVVSENVIPALELVEPIKKDKIEEKTDVYCEMCEYVVKEVVKLIDNNRTEEEILNTLDKVCLKLPSSLSKECQEVVDTYGSSILSILLQEASPELVCRMLHLCSSQGLPVLPVRVIKPKDGGFCEVCKKLVSYLDHNLEKNSTKQEILAALEKGCSFLPDPYQKQCDQFVTEYEPVLIEILVEVMDPSFVCLKIGACPAARKPLLGTEKCVWGPSYWCQNMEAATQCNAVEHCKRHVWN; from the exons CTCTAGCCAGCCCTGTCCTAGGCCTGAAAGAATGTACCAGAGGTTCGGCGGTGTGGTGCCAGAATGTGAAGACGGCGGCCGATTGCGGGGCCCTGCAGCACTGCCTGCAGACTGTGTGGAACAAGCCGACGGTG AAATCCCTTCCCTGCGACATATGTAAAGATGTTATCACTGCAGCTGGCGACATGCTGAAAGACAATGCCACTGAG CAAGAGATCCTCGTGTACTTGGAGAAGACCTGTGACTGGCTGCCTAGTCCGAACCTGTCTGCCTCGTGCAAGGAGGTGGTTGACTCCTACCTTCCAGTCATCCTGGACATGATTAAAGGACAAATG AGCCATCCTGGGGAGGTGTGCTCCGCTCTCAATCTCTGCGAGTCTCTTCAGAAGCACCTGGCAGAACTGAATCACCAGAAACAGCTCGAGTCCAATAAGATCCCGGAGCTGGATGTGGCTGAGGTGGTAGCTCCCTTCATGGCCAACATCCCCCTCCTCCTGTACCCTCAGGATGGCCCCCACAGTGAGCCCCAGCCAAAG GCTGGTGGGGATGTTTGCCAGGACTGTATCCAGATGGTCACTGACATCCAGACTGCTGTAAGGACCAACTCCACCTTTGTCGAGGCCTTGGTGGACCATGCCAAGGCACAGTGTGACCTCCTGGGGCCTGGCATGGCCGACATG tGCAAGAACTATATCAACCAGTATTCTGACATTGCTGTCCAGATGATGATGCATATG CAACCCAAGGAGATCTGTGGCCTGGTTGGGTTCTGTGAGCAAGCGAAGGAGATGCCCATGCAGACTCTGATCCCTGCCAAAGTGGTCTCCGAGAACGTCATCCCTGCTTTGGAACTGGTGGAGCCCATTAAG AAGGACAAGATTGAGGAGAAGACAGATGTTTACTGTGAGATGTGCGAGTACGTGGTGAAGGAGGTGGTCAAGCTCATTGACAACAACAGAACTGAG GAAGAAATACTTAACACTTTGGACAAAGTGTGCTTGAAGTTGCCCTCGTCCTTATCCAAGGAGTGCCAGGAGGTGGTGGACACTTATGGCTCCTCCATCCTGTCGATCCTCCTGCAGGAGGCGAGCCCTGAGTTGGTGTGCCGCATGCTCCATCTGTGCTCCTCTCAGGGGCTGCCTGTGCTGCCTG TACGTGTGATTAAGCCAAAAGATGGTGGCTTTTGTGAGGTATGCAAGAAGCTGGTGAGCTATTTGGACCACAACCTGGAGAAAAACAGCACAAAGCAGGAGATCCTGGCTGCCCTCGAGAAAGGCTGCAGCTTCCTGCCTGACCCATACCAGAAGCAG TGTGATCAGTTTGTGACTGAGTATGAGCCCGTGCTGATAGAAATCCTGGTGGAGGTGATGGACCCTTCCTTCGTGTGCTTG AAAATTGGAGCCTGCCCCGCTGCCCGTAAGCCCCTTCTGGGAACCGAAAAGTGCGTGTGGGGCCCCAGCTACTGGTGCCAGAACATGGAGGCAGCAACCCAGTGCAAT GCTGTCGAGCATTGCAAACGTCACGTGTGGAACTAG